A stretch of DNA from Ranitomeya variabilis isolate aRanVar5 chromosome 1, aRanVar5.hap1, whole genome shotgun sequence:
atttgatttttttttcatttttatgataGGAACAATCTTACTATATGAAAATTGTTCCGACCATATCGAAGAATGTTTTTATGTGTGTGGTGTCTGTGTTTCCATGATATAATTAATAGTTGAAACCAAAGGATTTATTGTGCTTCAAATAAACCTCTGTTGACTCGCTTTTCCTTTTACAACATTGCCAAAAGTGTTATTTAGCTTTATATTCGTTTGCATGGTTTTATTCTTCTCATATATACCATACTACCTCATTCTCATTAAATTCACCTTTTATCTTGCTGGCACAACTCCCTTCATAGCCATTAAGGAACCATTTTATAATCTCTCTATTTCTCTTTTGTTCCAGGGGGAAAAACAAAAACAAGAGAGCAGAGAGGAAAATAAAAGCTTAATCTCAGCTGAACACTTTTATGAGTTAAATTTTTCCTCTTAAGTGCATTGTGAGAGCCCACAAAAGTGCAACGTGCCTGAAAGCGACACATTTCACAGCCAACCCATACATTCCAACGTGATCCATGAGATCCAAAAGACGCTGTCTTTCTTGAAGCACTTTATCTACTGATCTGGGGAATTCAAAGAGACAAAATCAAAAAATCTTGAAAGAGGAATGATGTTAAACTCCGAACAAACAGAAATCCCCGCTCATTCAGAGACTGAATCCGTGTTTAGTGATTGTGGAGGTGGAGGGGGACTAAATGACGCAGGTGGGATCAGTTTATGTGGAGAAACACGGATTTGCGAAGCGAGTGATGCAGTAAAACGAGAGCTTCAGCACTTAAGTAGAGAGGAGAGGCGCAGACGGAGAAGAGCGACAGCCAAATACCGCACAGCACATGCTACAAGGGAACGCATACGAGTGGAAGCATTTAATTTGGCCTTTGCAGAGTTGAGAAAGCTTCTGCCAACTCTTCCCCCAGACAAAAAACTTTCCAAAATTGAGATCCTACGACTAGCTATCTGCTACATCTCCTATCTCAACCACGTTTTAGATGTGTGATTGCTTCAAGGTGCACTAAATGGAGTTATATCTCACCCTCTTTCTCTTAATGCTGCTGTATTCAGCTTCAGACTAGGACTTTAATACAGAAGAATACCTTTGGGGCCATGTTTTTATCTTCTCTTATGGATTTTCGTAGAGTCCCCACCTCCCAACGTAGAATGTAAAGCACCTGCCATCCAGATATCTCCCATTCTGGTCACCAGTACCAAGCTTATTCCACAAGCGTAGTCACATCTTCTCATTGTTATGGACTTCATGGGATATGTATGTGGAATTAGGACAATCAATTCTATCTACCTATGAATATAGTTTAAACAAGACCAATACTTATTAATAACACCATTGATCATCTTCAAAGAACTCTGAAGACCATATAAATGGTCATGAATTCTTGCTAAAATTCCAGACTTATGGTCAAGTTGCACTTGTTCATTGTTTAGTGAAGGTTGGTCTACAAGAACTTGGTTTAGCTAGTGCCTCTCCCAAAACTAATAGGTGCAGTGTAAACATAGATAACTATGGGGTCTTTAGAAGATGGGGACCTTATCAGTGAGAGCCTTTGAATTCTTCTTCTTCACAAGCATCATGGCAAACATGGGTGGTGGCCTTCTCCTAAAGGAGAATCTTTAGAGCTCCATTTATTGATCCATCCTTATGTCTCCTTGATATCATGTAGCTCTCATATTTAAAACATAAGTTCTCTATAGCGTGACCTATTGGCCTTCCTTAGCGCACCATCAAAAGACTACTGCCACCTCCCATGTACAGTTTACTATTGGTATAGTGAAATAAATAGTCCGTTTCTAGGCAGGAAGTTACTTACTGACAATATAGTATCAAATGTGCACTTTCCTTTCATATGAAAGTCAATATCTAGTTGATTAGTCTTTGTTATTTGGATGGTAATGGGGAGAATTGTGTCTACAAGTCTTGGTTGCTTGTGGTTGGTTGATACATCTTCA
This window harbors:
- the NHLH1 gene encoding helix-loop-helix protein 1; the protein is MMLNSEQTEIPAHSETESVFSDCGGGGGLNDAGGISLCGETRICEASDAVKRELQHLSREERRRRRRATAKYRTAHATRERIRVEAFNLAFAELRKLLPTLPPDKKLSKIEILRLAICYISYLNHVLDV